DNA from Osmerus mordax isolate fOsmMor3 chromosome 2, fOsmMor3.pri, whole genome shotgun sequence:
AGTAACCTCTATCCTGACCTCGTGGAACGCATCCGACACGTAGAGACCCTCTTcaactacagacagacagaccacttAGTTACATCATTGAAAAGCATTTAACCGAATGCCAAatatcagatttgattggaCTCAGCAGGTGGAGCCTTACCTGCCATCCCACTGAAGTCTGCTGCCAGGGGGTTGAAAGCGTCGCTGATCCCCATGGAGGGAAGCACAGAGCGCAGGTTGAACCTGTTCTGCATTCTGAACCTGCAGCAGAGAAACAGGTGTGAGTATCATCGTCTCAGCACCACAAGAGCTCTATGACTTACGGGTGATTCATCCAGcccaaccacatacacacacctgcacacccaaTGAACGTTTCACAACACATTGAAGAGAGATGGGTCTCACCACACAAACCATGAAACAGGGTGAAACGCCTGCTAAACGAACAccgtattgaaagagcttgacCGTGGCGCTGGCTAGGCTACCTGGGCAGGAAGACGTCCATCTTTGTCCTGCGGAGGCCCGTGTCCCAGGCGGCGACGCTGCGGGCTGTGATGTGGCTCTCCAGGGAGGACAGCGGGCTCTTCCTGTCGCTGGGCAGCGCCACCAGCAGGCTGAGAGCACGGCCCAGGTACGGCAGCTCCAGAACCGTGTAGCGCTGCTCGGCCACGGTGCGGAACTGACCTGGGTCAGGGGAAACGCAGGGGGACAGAGTTAAGGGTCGCACCCGTGTCTAATGAAACCTACGCCCCTTGGTGTTTGGATGTCGCTCCTCTCTTACCAAAGTTGACCTCGGTGGCCTGGTACATCATGGGCACCTTGACCGCACTGCCGTCCGACAGGGTGAAGGGAAGGTTCTGGGTGTCGGTGAAGAGGAACTGCTTCTGCCACACGCCTCGGAAGGCCACCCTGGTGACCAGGGCCATCTGCGGCCGCTGACCCCACCAGGAGGCCTCGCCCTGGGCCTCGCCCGAGCCCGACAGCTCCCTGGACTCACCAGGCTGGAGGGGTAGCGTCTCGTCTGGACATGGGGTTAAACAGAGGACAGACTGTTGTAGTTTATAGAGGTCAGTAGCAACATAGCAGTTCACGGAGGTCGCCACACATTTCACATATCGAAGGACAGCATGTATTCAACTCTGCACATATATTGTTACCGAAAACACATTTACACCTCAACATCTCAAGTGCATACATAACATACAGTAAGACAGTCTGCTCAGTGTAAAGTTGTTTTGATGGTAAATGGAAATGACTGGCGGTGCTTTCACTGCAGATCATTTCAGAGCTCTGCAGTAATTGTGCCTGTGATGATTTGACATAACAAATGCTGTTTGGGAATTTTGGCTAACCGTTGCCATGGTTTCGTTCCCACTGGTCCAGCTGGTTGCGGGTGTGGTTGGGCTGGCTGAAGTTGGCCCGGGCCAGACTGCTGTTGCCCCAGGCTGATGCATGCTGGGTAAACTCGGTCAGCAGTTGAACGCCGCTTTGGACGAATAAGGAGCTGGAGTGACGTAGCCGCACCCCCTGACTGGAATTACCCACGTCCCCCTGTGACCGCAACAGGAAGTTCTGCACCTGCACGTCTGGAGACGAatggaggaagtgaggtcacaGGTGAGGAAGGGAACTGAATGTGGTTATTAAACAAAACATGGGATGATAATTAAAAGTGACGTGTTATTCAGTGTCATCATGTGACAAACCTTAAAACACTAACTGTGAAACAGAGGTCCAGGTTTAGGAACCATTAACAAATATGCATACTTGGGTGACTACACACTAATACCATAATAGCCAATTTAATGGTAATTTGAAACAGTTGACTAAACTGCTGGAATTACATCCCGCCAAAAATTCAGTCTAACTCTCAAAGGCTCAAATATTCTTGATACCCAAGCGCAGGGTCATTGAGTTTGTCTGTTGACTTCACCGAGCGCTGTACGCACAAGTATCAGCCACGGCAGTAGAAAAGCACGACAAAGGCACACGTGCGTCCAGATATCTTCATTGAGTCTCCCCCCAGGTCACACCCCCTGCAGTGTAACAGTGGCCTCTCGACCCCAGGGCCCTGCTGCCCTCTGGGTAATGAGATTAGAGCCAGAAGGCACCAGGCAGCATTACGGCTCCAGACACCTCCCTGCCCAGCCTCCACGGCCCAGCGGCAACACTGCCTGGTACCAGCAGCAACATACTTCCTGGGGCCAGCAGGGCAGAACCTGGACTGAGACCAggtcagaaccaggaccaggccaGAACCTGGACTCGGACCAGGGTAGAACCTGGACTAGGACCAAGGTAGAACCAggtcagaaccaggaccagggcagaACCTGGACTAGGACCAGTGTAGGGCCAGAGAAGGGCAGACCCTGGCAGAGTGCACAAACAAGGCACCGGGATCCTAGAAACCTGCTTGCTTCAGCAAGCCTGGATCTCCCTGTTCTGGTCTTCCTTCGTTCTCCAGCCATAATGGGATTTACATGATATATTATTTCTAATACAGAGACCCTGGGATTCACACTCCAAGATTTCTATGGTCTGAACTGGGTCACGTGTCAGTGCCAGCAGAAAGCAGCACCAAACAAGGGTTATCTAGTTCCCAGGCCGAGCACCAAGTCCCATCACGTCCATCCATTTCCTTGTACTCCCGACATCCAGAAGAGTTCCCAAACAAAACGATGCCCCTTTGACCTCTGGGTCCAGTGTTTGTGATTGGTACGTTGAGCTGACCTACCGTTGGCGTTGTAGCCTAGCCCCGCCTCCAGCTGAGCCAGGGTGTTCCGGCGCGCTCCCAGCTGCAGCAGCCCCAGGGACAGAGACACGCTCACGGGAGACACGATCAGGTTGGAGTTGTTCTCCGTCTCTGTGAGCGTTTGGTAGAGGCTGACGGCGAACTCTGTGTGCAGCTGGCTCATGCTGTCCTGGAGGCTGCCGTTGCCCTGGCAACTCCCCGTCATCAACCAGAGACAGGCGAGGAGCGAGGTCATCGACAGACGACACATGGTCTCAGCGACGAAGGGTCAAAGGTCGGCTGTTGATGATGTAATGAGGGGTTCCTCCAGAATGAGTCACTGTAAATCAGGAATGTGTTAGAGGTACTTAATCCAGTGCAATTTTGATAGACAATATGCTCACATTTACACCCAGCTGAAGTCAACATGTGTGAGTGTAGACTATGATGCCAGTGGATGTCAGTGTCTGAAATCTACATGTTGCTGAGGCAGCTGTTTGGTGGGAGAATGATGGTGAAATACCAAGACACAGCAAGTAGCCAGTTATCATGACACCTATTTCACATATGCTTAGCTCAAGATTAATGCTGTAAAGCAAAAACTACGAATTCAAACTTGTATTGACCAAACGACTTATTTCCTTTTTAATCTTCCATTCAAACTCGCACCGTGTTTCCAAACCTAGGCCTCCGTTCATAAAATATTTGTAGTCTGATTATGTTAGCCCGCAAGACGAAATAGCCCCCAAAAATCTAAAACGAATGGATCATTATGGAATGTGTCATGATATAATACTATTGAAAACTAATCGAAATGTATAAATATCGGGGTCTAACTCCTAAAAAAGATATTCATTCTCCAACGCATttg
Protein-coding regions in this window:
- the serpine3 gene encoding probable serpin E3, with product MCRLSMTSLLACLWLMTGSCQGNGSLQDSMSQLHTEFAVSLYQTLTETENNSNLIVSPVSVSLSLGLLQLGARRNTLAQLEAGLGYNANDVQVQNFLLRSQGDVGNSSQGVRLRHSSSLFVQSGVQLLTEFTQHASAWGNSSLARANFSQPNHTRNQLDQWERNHGNDETLPLQPGESRELSGSGEAQGEASWWGQRPQMALVTRVAFRGVWQKQFLFTDTQNLPFTLSDGSAVKVPMMYQATEVNFGQFRTVAEQRYTVLELPYLGRALSLLVALPSDRKSPLSSLESHITARSVAAWDTGLRRTKMDVFLPRFRMQNRFNLRSVLPSMGISDAFNPLAADFSGMAVEEGLYVSDAFHEVRIEVTEDGTKASAVTAMVLLKRSRAAVFKADRPFFFLLRQVSTGSILFMGRVVNPADQAP